From the Alkalibacter rhizosphaerae genome, one window contains:
- a CDS encoding ABC transporter ATP-binding protein, giving the protein MINKRGQLINTKVMGRLLRYAYPHWRSFFLVFGLILLMTITSLAQPRLVQWIIDNHLVNLSPGMEEGAVRQELFQIGIIALTYLGTVLINFGSNYAHFWVLNKTGQTILLNLRQEVYDHVMSLSMSFFDTNPLGNLVTRITNDTENLNEMFTSVLTSLFQNIVSIIGIILIMLTMNFRLGLMVLALTPAILIISFVFRNIIQKVYEEQRRILSKINNHLSENLSGMNVIQMFHQEEKVYQEFDKADRDYLRESQREVKYFATYRPAVELIRSLGIALLLWYGGGGFIRETITFGILYAYIEYIQRFFHPILSLAETYNVIQSALTSSRRIFSLMDEKRTVINQTDPIQVDRLMGKVEFDHVWFAYKGEEWVLKDVSFIIEPGEFVAFVGSTGAGKSSIMHLISRFYDIQRGSIRIDGIDIKNFDEQQLRQAVGVVQQDVFLFGGTVEENITLGREYVSRDDAIQASKLVNAETFIRRLPGGYEAPVMERGATFSAGQRQLLSYARTVAADPSMLILDEATANIDTETELLIQDAIIKMSRNRTTIAVAHRISTIADADKIIVMHHGEIAEEGTKDQLLEQDGIFRVLYELQFDR; this is encoded by the coding sequence ATGATTAACAAAAGGGGCCAGTTGATTAACACGAAAGTGATGGGAAGGCTCCTTCGATATGCCTATCCTCATTGGAGATCCTTTTTCTTGGTTTTCGGGTTGATCTTGTTGATGACGATCACCTCTTTGGCCCAACCCAGGTTGGTCCAGTGGATCATCGATAATCATTTAGTAAATTTATCACCGGGAATGGAAGAAGGAGCGGTCCGACAAGAACTATTTCAAATCGGGATCATTGCCTTGACGTATCTGGGTACCGTATTGATCAACTTTGGATCCAATTATGCGCACTTTTGGGTTTTGAACAAAACCGGACAAACCATATTGTTGAATTTGCGACAAGAAGTATACGATCACGTCATGAGTTTATCCATGTCATTTTTTGATACAAACCCATTGGGAAACCTGGTCACACGGATCACTAATGATACGGAAAACCTGAATGAGATGTTTACTTCTGTTTTGACCAGTTTGTTTCAAAATATCGTTTCCATTATTGGGATCATCCTGATCATGCTGACCATGAATTTTCGTCTAGGTCTGATGGTTCTGGCATTGACACCGGCCATCCTGATCATTTCGTTTGTATTCCGAAATATTATACAAAAAGTGTATGAAGAACAGCGGCGGATCCTGTCAAAAATCAACAACCACCTTTCGGAGAATTTGTCCGGGATGAATGTCATACAAATGTTTCACCAAGAGGAAAAAGTATATCAAGAATTCGACAAGGCAGACCGAGATTATTTAAGGGAATCCCAACGAGAAGTCAAATACTTTGCCACGTATCGTCCGGCAGTGGAACTGATCCGTTCGTTGGGGATCGCACTGCTTTTGTGGTATGGTGGAGGAGGCTTCATTCGTGAAACCATTACTTTTGGAATTCTGTATGCATATATAGAATATATCCAACGATTTTTTCATCCAATTTTAAGTTTGGCGGAAACGTACAATGTCATCCAATCTGCATTGACCAGCTCCCGACGAATTTTTTCTCTGATGGATGAGAAACGGACGGTCATCAATCAAACAGATCCGATCCAGGTGGATCGACTGATGGGAAAGGTTGAATTTGATCACGTATGGTTTGCATACAAGGGAGAAGAATGGGTGTTGAAAGATGTTTCCTTCATCATCGAACCTGGTGAGTTTGTCGCCTTTGTAGGTTCCACGGGAGCAGGAAAGTCCTCTATCATGCATCTGATCAGTCGATTCTATGACATACAGAGGGGATCCATTCGTATCGATGGCATCGATATCAAAAATTTTGATGAACAACAGCTTCGCCAAGCCGTCGGAGTGGTCCAACAGGATGTTTTTCTGTTTGGTGGAACAGTGGAAGAAAACATCACCCTGGGAAGAGAATATGTAAGTCGGGATGATGCCATCCAAGCATCCAAATTGGTCAACGCAGAGACTTTTATTCGGCGTTTACCAGGTGGATACGAAGCGCCTGTCATGGAACGGGGAGCCACTTTTTCCGCAGGGCAGCGTCAACTTCTTAGTTATGCAAGAACGGTCGCAGCAGATCCATCCATGTTGATTTTAGATGAAGCCACTGCCAACATCGATACGGAGACGGAACTGCTGATCCAGGACGCTATCATCAAAATGAGTCGGAATCGGACAACCATTGCGGTAGCACATCGAATCAGCACCATTGCCGATGCAGACAAGATCATCGTCATGCATCACGGAGAGATCGCCGAAGAAGGAACAAAAGACCAATTATTGGAGCAGGACGGGATCTTTCGGGTACTGTATGAATTGCAATTTGATCGATAG
- a CDS encoding DUF362 domain-containing protein, with the protein MGNKGEVYIIATTDRREGVKRCFQYLGELPYAEKKIFLKPNYNTADPTPGSTHNETLEQILTELQSFKPAHMAFGDRCGPAIMAEVIQEKGLDDIAKQFQVDLVNFEEMPQEDWIPVKDERFHWPDHQIHLPRAVQDADVVVSTCTLKTHGFGGVFSMSLKLGVGIVPKDFKTLHHSEHMRKMIAEINLAYEPDFTVMDGIDAFTDGGPMKGNLVKGNVMMVSRDRIALDAVGIAMLRHLGSNEAIMNTPIFEQEQIARAVELNLGVSSIDEIQIVTDDEQSAKLAEKLKKHLH; encoded by the coding sequence ATGGGAAATAAAGGAGAAGTATACATAATCGCTACAACAGACCGCAGAGAAGGGGTAAAGCGATGTTTCCAGTATTTGGGGGAGCTGCCCTATGCAGAGAAAAAAATATTTCTGAAACCCAATTACAACACGGCTGATCCGACCCCCGGATCCACTCATAATGAAACGCTGGAGCAGATCTTGACGGAATTGCAGTCGTTTAAACCTGCCCATATGGCTTTTGGAGACCGATGTGGACCTGCGATAATGGCGGAGGTCATACAGGAAAAAGGGTTGGACGATATCGCGAAACAGTTTCAAGTGGATCTTGTCAACTTTGAGGAAATGCCCCAGGAGGATTGGATCCCGGTAAAAGATGAACGATTTCATTGGCCGGATCATCAGATCCATTTGCCCAGAGCGGTACAGGATGCAGACGTGGTAGTCAGTACTTGTACCCTGAAAACTCATGGTTTTGGCGGTGTATTCAGCATGTCCTTGAAATTAGGGGTTGGCATTGTTCCAAAAGACTTCAAAACCCTTCATCATTCGGAGCACATGCGCAAAATGATCGCAGAAATCAATCTGGCCTATGAACCGGATTTTACGGTGATGGACGGGATCGATGCCTTTACCGATGGAGGACCCATGAAGGGAAATTTGGTCAAAGGAAACGTAATGATGGTCTCCAGAGACAGGATCGCACTGGATGCAGTCGGGATCGCCATGCTTCGCCATCTGGGAAGCAACGAAGCCATCATGAATACGCCCATCTTTGAACAGGAGCAGATCGCACGAGCGGTAGAGCTGAATTTAGGGGTATCATCAATCGATGAGATCCAAATCGTCACAGATGATGAACAAAGTGCCAAGTTGGCAGAGAAATTGAAAAAGCACCTTCATTAA
- the nudC gene encoding NAD(+) diphosphatase: MIQDIDPKVFRNAFKEKKAESKDLFLAYDAENVLVHEEKTKLWYPSFADFDATFPDLKNNAQFLFEIDDINYYWVDEEGLDQVEGWVYVSSRRFRSEPKYWRSFAGAIGLQLSRWYKDHGFCSRCGASTTHAENERMLYCKSCGFRVYPTISPCVIVGVHDGDRLLLTQYAGREHTRFALVAGFVEIGESLEEAVHREVMEEVGVRVKDLQFYKSQPWPFTDTILAGFFAALDGDDAITLQEDELALAVWMDRKDIPPEELKISLTGEMMESFRLGKV, translated from the coding sequence ATGATACAGGATATAGATCCAAAAGTATTTCGGAATGCTTTTAAAGAAAAAAAAGCGGAATCAAAGGACTTGTTTCTAGCGTATGATGCAGAAAATGTATTGGTCCATGAAGAGAAAACCAAGCTGTGGTACCCGTCCTTTGCAGACTTTGATGCAACATTTCCGGATTTGAAGAATAATGCCCAATTTTTATTTGAAATCGACGACATCAACTATTACTGGGTGGATGAAGAAGGACTGGACCAGGTGGAAGGCTGGGTCTACGTCAGCAGCAGAAGATTTCGTTCGGAACCAAAATATTGGAGATCCTTTGCCGGTGCCATTGGATTGCAATTGAGCCGATGGTATAAGGATCACGGGTTTTGCAGTCGATGTGGAGCATCCACGACCCATGCAGAAAATGAACGGATGCTATATTGCAAGTCTTGTGGTTTTCGCGTCTATCCAACCATTTCTCCATGCGTTATCGTAGGGGTACATGATGGCGACCGTTTGTTGTTGACCCAGTATGCAGGAAGAGAACACACCAGATTTGCCCTTGTGGCAGGTTTTGTGGAAATAGGGGAATCTTTGGAGGAGGCTGTCCATCGGGAAGTGATGGAAGAAGTGGGTGTACGCGTCAAAGACCTTCAGTTTTACAAGAGCCAGCCATGGCCATTTACCGATACGATCTTGGCCGGATTCTTTGCAGCATTGGATGGGGATGATGCCATTACCTTGCAAGAGGATGAACTGGCCTTGGCGGTATGGATGGATCGGAAAGACATTCCTCCGGAAGAATTGAAGATCAGTTTGACTGGAGAAATGATGGAATCATTTCGACTAGGCAAAGTATGA